GGGCCCCGCATTTGAGGAACTCTCAGCTGCGGAGCAAGACGCGGCGCTGTCTGCGGCCCAGCGCGCGCAGCCCCGCGCCTTCGAGGACCTGCTGGCCGAGCTGGTTGAGGCGTATGCCAGCCATCCCCTGACCCAGTGGCGCTGGGGCGTGGTGCCCTACGCCGATGTGCCGGGCTGGGCCAGCCCTGGTCTGAATGCCCGCGAAGCCTGGGAACCCCCGCTGCCGGAGCCGGAGTGAGCGCAAGGTTCCGCACTCTGCGCGTCACCGCACACCCACCCAGGCCAGGAAGGCCGCAGTGAGCGGGCGCGAGATGGTAGACGCGGTGGTGGTGGGCACCGGAGCGGGCGGCGCGCCGCTGCTGTCGCGCCTAGCCGGGGCGGGCCTGCGGGTGGTCGCGCTGGAAGCAGGCCGCCGTCACCCCCTGCCCGCCGTGGCCACCGACGAGAAGGCGCAGGCAGGGCTCTTCTGGACCGATGAGCGGCTCTCGGCGGGCGCCGACCCTCTGGGGTTTGGCAACAACAATTCGGGCTGTGGGGTGGGCGGCTCCACGCTGCACTACACCGCCTACACCCCCCGCGCCCAGCCGGATGATTTCCGCCTGCGCACCGAGTTTGGCGTGGGTGAAGACTGGCCGCTGAGCTACGCCGATCTGGCGCCTTACTACGCAGAGGTCGAAGGTTTTCTAGGGGTGTCTGGCCCCACACCCTACCCCTGGGGCCCCGCGCGGGACCAGGGCTATCCCCACCCGCCGCTCCCCCTGAACAGCGCCGCCCAGCTGATGGCACGCGGCTGCGAGGCTGTCGGCCTGCGGACCTCGCCCGCCGCCAACGCGGCGCTGTCCCGCCCCCAGACCCAGGAAGGCTACGGCCTCCGCCCGGCCTGCACCCACCGGGGCTTTTGCCAGGCCGGGTGCTCGGTGGGGGCCAAAGGCAGTATGGACGTGACCTACCTGCCCCTGGCCGAGGCGCGCGGCGCCCAGATTCGGCCTGAGAGCTTCGTGGTGGACATCACACGTGTGGGGGACCGTGTCACAGGCGTGGAATACCTGCGCGGCGGCCAGCTGCACTGGCTGGGGGCGCGGCACGTCTTTCTGTGTGCCGGCGGCATCGAGACGCCGCGTCTGCTGCTACAGCACGGCCTGGCCAACAGCAGCGGGCAGGTGGGGCGCAACTTCATGGCGCATGTGGGGCTGCAACTGTGGGGCGAGTTTGAGGAGGACACCCGCCCACACAAGGGCATTCCCGGCGCCCTAATTTCCGAGGACACCCACCGCCCCGCCCGCCTGGACAGCTTTGGCCCCGCCGACTTTGCTGGCGGCTACCTGCTTCAGTCCATCGGCGTGATGCCCGTGACCTACGCCTCACAGCTGGCGCGCGCCACGGGCACCTGGGGCCCGGCGCTGCTGGAGCGGCTGCGCGGCTATGGCCACGTGGCCGGCATCAACGTGCTGGGGGACTGCCTGCCGCACGCCCACAACTTCCTTGACCTCTCGGACGAACTTGACAGGCGGGGTCTGCCCAAGCCCCGGATTCACTTCACCTGGGGCGAGAACGAGCGGCGCATGACCGCCCACGCCGAACGGGTGATGCGCGCCGTCTGGGAGGCCGCCGGGGCGCGCAAGGTCTGGAGCTATCCGCGCGGCGCCCACATTATCGGCACCGCCAGGATGGGCCTCGACCCCGCCACCAGTGTCGTGGACCCCGATGGCCGCAGCTGGGACCTGGAGGGCCTGCACATTCTGGACAACTCCATCTTTCCCAGCGCCCTGAGTGTCAACCCGGCGCTGACCATCATGGCGCTGTCGCTGCGCGCCGCCGACCGCTTTCTGGCCCGCCTGGCCACGGAGGTTCACCCATGACACACCCTTCTCTTGTCGGGAGCGCCCACTAACGATGGCCGGCGGATTTCTGGACCTGATTCAGAAGGCGGCGCCGGACGGCCAGTACCCCGGCGACCAGTACGGAGGCGCGGCGGGGGCCGACGGCTCGGGGGCCCCGACCGGGACGGCGCAGAACTTCATGTTTGCCACAGGCATCGAATGCTCAAATCCGACCATTCAGGGCGGGCGGGTGCGGCGTGACCTGCTGGCCGAATGCGGGCACTACGACCACTGGCAGCAGGACCTCGCGCTGGTGCAGGATCTGGGCCTCAAGTACCTGCGCTACCACCTGCCGCTGCACCGGACTTTCGTAGGACCAGGGCGCTACGACTGGGAATTTGCCGACGCCGCCATGAACGAGATCCGGCGTCTGGGGCTGACGCCCATTCTGGACCTGATGCACTTCGGCGTGCCCGACTGGCTGGGCAACTTTCAGAACCCGGAACTGCCGCTGCACTTTGAGGCGTATGCCGAGGCGGTCGCGCGGCGTTACCCCTGGGTGCGCTTTTACACGCCCATCAACGAGATTTATGTCACGGCGCGCAACAGCGCCAAAGACGGTCTATGGAACGAGGAACTGAAAACCGACCAGGGGTTCGTAACCGCCATGAAGCACCTGTGTGCGGCCAGCATCCTGGCGTGTCAGGGCATTACCCGCGTGCGCAGCGACGCGATCATCGTGCAGAGCGAAAGCGCCGAGTACCTGCATGACGCCTCACCGACGCCCCGCCCCGACCTGGCCTTGATGAACCGGCTGCGCCTGCTGTCGCTGGACCTGCTGTACGGGGTGTGCCCCGACGCCGAAGTCATGCTGTACCTGCTGGACAACGGCCTGACCCGCGAGGAATACCAGTGGTTTATGGCGGGTGAACCGGCCGGCCACCAGATTATGGGCAGCGATTACTACGGCAAGAATGAGCACATCGTGCATCCAGACGGGTCCAGAACCCAGGCCGAGGACGTGCTGGGCTGGCGCGAAATCACCAGGACCTACCACGAGCGCTACCGCAAGCCGATTTTTCACACCGAGACCAATCATTTTGACCCGGACGTGGCCCCGACCTGGCTCTGGAAACAGTGGGTGAACGTGCTGACGGCCCGCAAAGACGACATGCCCGTGCTGGGCTTTACCTGGTACAGCCTGACCGACCAGATTGACTGGGACATTCAGCTGGCCGAACAGCGCGGCACAGTCAACCGCTGCGGCCTGTACGACCTCAGCCGCCAGCCGCGCCCTGTGGCCGGCGCCTACCGCGACCTGCTGTCACGCTACGGCCAGATTCCGGCCGTCCCCCACGGCGAGATGTTCGAGATGACCAGGGAACCCGCCCGCCTGCGGGTGGAGATCTAAGCATGAGCGCTGTGCGCTGGGTGCTGCTGCACGGCTTTGGGACCTCGGGCACGCTGTGGAACGAGGTGGCGGCCCGGCTGGCGGCCCCAACCTTCTGCCCAGACCTCCCCGGCTTTGGGACAGCGGCAGCCACTCCAGGCTTTTCAGTGGCGGAGATGGCTGACCATGTGCAGGCTGCCCTGGGACAACGCCCCTTTTTACTGGCAGGACACTCGATGGGCGCCAAGGTGGCCACCGAACTGGCCGCGCGCCGTCCCCCTGGGCTACGCGGCCTGGCGCTGGTGGCGCCCTCACCGCCGGGCGGCGAACCCATGACCGATGAGGACCGCACCCGCCTGAAAAACGCCTGGAACGACCCAGCGCAGCTGCGCGCTCTATACGCCCGCATCACCCGCCGTCCCCTTGAGGCCAGCGCCCTGGCTGACCTGCTGCGCGGGGGCCAGCAGGCGAGCCCGCACGCCTGGGCTGCCTGGCCCGAGCAGGGCAGCCGCGAGAACCTGCGTGACCGCGCGGCGGCCGTGACGGTCCCCACCCTGATTCTGGCTTCACGCGATGACCCAGCAATTTCCCTGGCCACAGTTGAGGAAGCGGTGGTGCCGCTGTACCAGGCGCCGAGGGTCCAGCTCCTCGCGGGCGTGGGCCACCTCCTGCCCCTAGAGGCACCGGACGAGGTGGCGCAGAAGCTGAAGCAGTGGGCCGACGATTTGCAGAGGGGCTCAAGGTCATTCCGGCAGGACGATTGAGCAGAGGCCTTTCCACACCACGATGCTGCGCTGACCCGTACCTGCCGAAGCGGTGAGCAAGCCCAGAGACGTTCATAGCTCAGTTCTAGAACCGACAGCTCAGGTGGAAAAAGACAACCCCGCACCGAAGCGGGGTCTTGTTCTTCCTGGCGCACTCGACTGGATTCGAACCAGTGGCCTGCCCCTTAGGAGGGGGCCGCTCTATCCAACTGAGCTACGAGTGCAAGGGGCGTGGGAATGCCACACTGGGCGCGCAAAGTATAGCAGGGGGGCAGGCCACCCCTGCACGCCCGGCATCAACTTGGGGCACAATCCAGATGAGACAAAAATGTAAGCGGGGCTTTCCTATACTCCCTTGAGGTTCCTCAATGACGAACGCTGTGTACACCCTCGTAGTCCGCGCCTTATCGGGCGTCGTCTCTGACCGTGCGGCTGAAACCATATTGCGGGCGGTGCTGCGCGAGCAGGGCCTCTCGGCCGAATCGGTCTCGGCGCAGGACATGCAAAAGGTGCTGTCTGGCCCGCTGCTGTCCCGCCTGAGCACGGTGCTGCCTCCCGCGCGCGCCCGCAAGGAACTGGCTGTGCTCTCCAAACAACTGGAGTCGCAGTATCCCAAAGCGCCCACGCTGTTTACCCAGAGCGGCCCGGTGGCCACCTGGGACGAGCCGCAGAACGAAACCACGTTCGACGACCTGGGCCTGGGTGCCGACGACTTCGAGTTCGATGACCCCGACTACGGCGCGGCGCCCATCACCCGCACCTATGACCTGACCCAGCCGGGCGACCAGGACGCCCTGATTCAGAACCTGGGGCGCCTGAGCGGCGTGCAGGGCGTGATGGTCTGCCGCGCCACCGGCGAGGTGCTGCGCGTCAAGGCGGTGCGGGACCCGGCGGGCCTGGGCGGCGTGGTGGCCGCCAGCGCCATGCTGTTTCAGAAGCGGTCCCTCAAATTGATGTCGGCCGATCTGGGCGGGCAGACCGTGTGCGTCTGCCCGCTGGGTGGGTACTGCGTGGCGGTGGTCGCCACCTCGCAGGCCAACGTGGGCCGGCTGCTCGTGGAGTTGCAGCAGCTGCGGGTGGCGGCATGACCCGCCTCTCCACCCTGGCCGCCCTGAGCTTGGCCCTAAGTATTGGTGCGGCCAGCGCCCAGGACCTCAGCGCCTACAACGCCCTGGCCACCAATCTGGACGGCGCCGTGCAGGCCCGCGCCCAGTCGGCCCAGGCCGCCCTGACCCGGCTGGACGCGGCGCAAACGGCCCTGGGCACCCTGGCCCCCACCCTGCGCAACCAGCAGATTGTGCGCGGCCTGAATGACGCCGTGCAGGGCGCGCGCGCCTCGCTGGCCCGTACGCCCGCCGAACTGGAAGCCCAGGTGCTGCTGGCGCGCGGCCTGATGCGCAAGGCGCTGTATGACCAGACGCTGGCGGCCCTGGCCGCCGCCCCCGAGAACAGCAGCGCCCAACTGCGCGTGCTGGCGCGCGAGTTTGGTGTCACGGGCCAGGCGGCCCAGACCCTGACCCAGAGCGCCCAGGGCGGACGGCTGGAGCGCACCGCCTGGCAGCTTCAGCGCGCCGCCGCCGCCAGGGTCACGGCGGCCCTGGCGGCCACCCGCGCCGAGCAAACCACCGCCTCCTATGTCAATCTGGCGCGCGCCACCAGCTGGTTTACCACGGTGCAGGACGCGTCGGGCGTGGGCACGCTGCGGGTTTCGCAGTTTGGGGACGCGCTGCGGCAGCTGACCGCCGGCGACACTGCCGCGCTGGCGACCTCGCTGACCACCCTGCGTCAGGGCACAGCGGCCCTCAGCCGCAGTCTGGCCACCCCCCCGTCGGCCACCCCGGCCCCTGCCGACCCGGCCGGCACCCCCGACCCGACCCCGGGCCCCGGCACGGCCCCCGACACCACGGTGCCCACACAGCCGGACCCTGGCACCAGCCCTGACCCGGCCTCCACGCCGGCGCCCACCACCCCCACCGCCGGGCAGCTGGCGCAGGCGTACGCCGCGCTGGGCCGCGCGCAGGCGGCTGCCGGGCACGGCGACGCCGCCGGGGCGCGGGACGCCCTGGCCGCCGCCACGCAGGCGCTGGCCCGCGTGCCCTCGCCGCTGCGCGACACGGCCGCCTTTACTGGCGTGGTGGGCGCCGCCGAGGCCGCCCAGGGCCGCAGCGCCCTGCGGGTCAGCGACGTGCAGGCCCTGATTGCGGGTCTGGCAGGCGCCGAGCGTCAGGCCGCCGGGCAGGCCAGCAGCGCCCTGGACGCCGCCTCGCTGGGCACCAGCCGCTGGTTTTCAGGCTGGCTGCGGGTGCTGGTGTTCCTGCTGCTGGCGCTGGCCACCGCCGCGCCGCTGTACCTGCTAAACCTGGCCTTCGGCGGGCGCAACACCTACTGGCGCGCCATCATGGCAGGCCTGACCCTGCTGATGCTGCCCCTGATGCTCGAAGGCGTTTTTGGCCTGCTGGGCGCCCTGGGTGACGCTTTTGGCGCGGGCGCCCTGCGCAGCCTGACCAACCTCACGCTGAGCCAGGGGGCCTACGCCCTGCCGCTGTGGGCGCTGCTGGGCGCGGCGGCCATCGGCCTGATGACCTTCGGCTTCCGGGGCCTGTGCGAGCAGTTCGGTCTCCTGGGGGCTGGGTCGTCCTCCAAGAACAACACCGTCGAAACCGCCACCACGGTGGACTGGGATGAGGAACTCTGATGGCGACCCTGGGCCGACTGCCCGTCAAGATGCTGGGCGACCTCGTCTCGCCCCGCGCCCTGGAACGTATCCTGCAAGACGCGGCCCAGGCGCGCGGCGGCCAGCTGGACACCATTGACCCCGGCATGCTTGAAGACATCCTGAAAAAGGAGGTCTTCAAGCGCCTGCAACTCAGCGTGCCCGCACCCCTGGCCAAAAAGCGCGTCTCTGAAGTCCTGAACGAGCTGCTGAAATCCACCCAGGAGCGGCTGCTGCCCAACCAGCTCAGCTCGCTGCTGGGCCTGGAAGAAGGCGCGCGGCGCTTCTCGCTGTACTTCGACTGGCCCGAGACCCAGCGCCTGCGCGGCGTACTGAGCGTGGCCCGGCAGGAGGAAAAAGAAGGCCGCGACATCAGCGCGCTGGTGCAAGAAGGCCAGAACCTGATTGACACGATGGACCGCCGCCTGCAAGAAGGGCTGGTGGAGCAGGGTCAGGATCTGGCCGAACTGCGCGCCACCTTTGCGCGGGTGCAGGGCATGGGCGGCAAGGACGTGCGCCGCCTGGAAACCCTAATCGGGCAGATTGACGAGGCTCAGAAGCAGGCGACCCTGCTGCCCGGTGAGGTCGAGCGTGCCCGCAACCTCACCTTTAACCTGCGTAAGGCCCTGGAATCCTCGGTGGTGCAGACCGTCGAGAACCCGGCGCTGCCGACCTCGGCGACCATTCTGGACCCCGACGCCCAGGCGCGCGTGCTGGCGCTGGAACAGGAACACGCCGCGCAGCAGCTGGCCAGCGTCGAGCGCGAGTTTGCGGCCCTCTTGCAGGCCCGCCCCGAGCTGCGTGAACGCCACGAGGGCCTGCGCGCCCTGCACCAGGCCGCCCAGCTGACCGAAGACGTGGTCACCGGCTGGCGCGAGGACCTGAAAGCCGAGCGCGACCGCCTGCTGGCCGAGCAGCGCGCCCAACTGGCCCGCCTGGAAACCGAGCTGAGCCAGGGACAGGCCGGCGCCGATACCCGCATCGCCCTGGATTCGGCCCGGCACCTGCTCGACAGCGGCAGCCTGGCGACCGAC
The Deinococcus betulae DNA segment above includes these coding regions:
- a CDS encoding roadblock/LC7 domain-containing protein, whose translation is MTNAVYTLVVRALSGVVSDRAAETILRAVLREQGLSAESVSAQDMQKVLSGPLLSRLSTVLPPARARKELAVLSKQLESQYPKAPTLFTQSGPVATWDEPQNETTFDDLGLGADDFEFDDPDYGAAPITRTYDLTQPGDQDALIQNLGRLSGVQGVMVCRATGEVLRVKAVRDPAGLGGVVAASAMLFQKRSLKLMSADLGGQTVCVCPLGGYCVAVVATSQANVGRLLVELQQLRVAA
- a CDS encoding alpha/beta fold hydrolase; translated protein: MSAVRWVLLHGFGTSGTLWNEVAARLAAPTFCPDLPGFGTAAATPGFSVAEMADHVQAALGQRPFLLAGHSMGAKVATELAARRPPGLRGLALVAPSPPGGEPMTDEDRTRLKNAWNDPAQLRALYARITRRPLEASALADLLRGGQQASPHAWAAWPEQGSRENLRDRAAAVTVPTLILASRDDPAISLATVEEAVVPLYQAPRVQLLAGVGHLLPLEAPDEVAQKLKQWADDLQRGSRSFRQDD
- a CDS encoding GMC family oxidoreductase is translated as MSGREMVDAVVVGTGAGGAPLLSRLAGAGLRVVALEAGRRHPLPAVATDEKAQAGLFWTDERLSAGADPLGFGNNNSGCGVGGSTLHYTAYTPRAQPDDFRLRTEFGVGEDWPLSYADLAPYYAEVEGFLGVSGPTPYPWGPARDQGYPHPPLPLNSAAQLMARGCEAVGLRTSPAANAALSRPQTQEGYGLRPACTHRGFCQAGCSVGAKGSMDVTYLPLAEARGAQIRPESFVVDITRVGDRVTGVEYLRGGQLHWLGARHVFLCAGGIETPRLLLQHGLANSSGQVGRNFMAHVGLQLWGEFEEDTRPHKGIPGALISEDTHRPARLDSFGPADFAGGYLLQSIGVMPVTYASQLARATGTWGPALLERLRGYGHVAGINVLGDCLPHAHNFLDLSDELDRRGLPKPRIHFTWGENERRMTAHAERVMRAVWEAAGARKVWSYPRGAHIIGTARMGLDPATSVVDPDGRSWDLEGLHILDNSIFPSALSVNPALTIMALSLRAADRFLARLATEVHP
- a CDS encoding family 1 glycosylhydrolase, translating into MAGGFLDLIQKAAPDGQYPGDQYGGAAGADGSGAPTGTAQNFMFATGIECSNPTIQGGRVRRDLLAECGHYDHWQQDLALVQDLGLKYLRYHLPLHRTFVGPGRYDWEFADAAMNEIRRLGLTPILDLMHFGVPDWLGNFQNPELPLHFEAYAEAVARRYPWVRFYTPINEIYVTARNSAKDGLWNEELKTDQGFVTAMKHLCAASILACQGITRVRSDAIIVQSESAEYLHDASPTPRPDLALMNRLRLLSLDLLYGVCPDAEVMLYLLDNGLTREEYQWFMAGEPAGHQIMGSDYYGKNEHIVHPDGSRTQAEDVLGWREITRTYHERYRKPIFHTETNHFDPDVAPTWLWKQWVNVLTARKDDMPVLGFTWYSLTDQIDWDIQLAEQRGTVNRCGLYDLSRQPRPVAGAYRDLLSRYGQIPAVPHGEMFEMTREPARLRVEI